The Blastopirellula marina genome contains the following window.
TTAAATCGGTCGGATATCGGGCTTCCATGCCACTGCTCCGCAAGAGACAATCGATCACAGATCATTCACGGACCCAAGGTTTACAATCAAACGCCGGTTCCGATCAAGAGCTTTTCAGACAGGTTCTAAGATGACGAGCAATGCACTGCCTAATAAACATTACTCGTGTGCTAACACACCATTAACATTCGATGCAAGATGACCGCCGTGCTTGCACTTCGACGTAATTATTTCTTGTGTCAATAAAGTATCACTTCTCGTCTGAAGATTCCACATCTGGAACCTAATTCGAAAATGGACCGTTTTCGCCTGGCAATTGGTCGATCGAGTTCGTAATAACGGAAACTTCCAAGCCGCGGCTATCGATCTTGCCCCCTGATCGCCGCGCATTTTGGCGCAACGCTTCCGCGTCGGCTTCGCTGGTCGACTGGAAAGCAACGAGGCGGGGAACCGCCTGACCAAAAGTTCTAACCCAGGGGGGCAACATGGCAAACGAAAACCAGGCGGCGACGGAACAGCTAGAAACGGCGATGAGCAAGCCGAAGCAAGTTACCGTCGACGGCGTGACCGCCCAAGCTCATTCGCTGCCTGATCTGATCGCCATGGATAAGCACCTGGCCAACAAACGCGCCGCCAAGAAGGGCGGGATGCGTTTTCAGAAGATCATCCCGCCGGCTACTGCTTAGGAGCTGCCAACGTGGTGAAACTGGCCAACAAAACGCTAAGCCCGATCTTGGGCGCTAACGGCGAACCGCTGCGGCGGGATCCGGACGCGGCGATTGTCGCACGGCAACGGAACCGGATCCAGGAACTACGCGCCAAGTATGACGCGGCCGTGACCAACTTCGAGAACATGAAGCACTGGTCGAACGCCGACAATCTTTCCGCGGTGTCGGCTGCCAACCCTGCCATTCGCCAGCGGTTGCGATCGCGTTCCCGGTACGAATGCCGGGAAAACAACAGCTTCGCCAACGGCATGATCAACACGATGGCCAACGACATCGTGGGACGCGGGCCGAATCTGCAAATCCACCACCCCAACCAGGCGGCGGCCAAGCGGTTGGAGCGGAACTTCCGGCGATGGATGAAGCGAACCGGCCTGGCCGCCAAACTGCGGACGTCGATCACCAGCCTGGTTGGCGATGGTGAAGTCTTTGCCGTGACCGCCAACAACCCCGCGATTCGGAACGCGGTCCAGCTCGATATCAAGCTGATGGAGGCGGACTATTGCACCGATCTGACGGGGCAACAAACCGAAACGTTCGACGATGGGATCGAGTACGACCCCAACGGTTACCCGATCGCCTACAATTTCCAGCAACACCACCCCGGCGATCACTACGGTCAATCGATGTACGGCCGGCCGAAGCGTGTGGTTGCCGACCAGGTGATCCACTACTACCGAGTCGATCGACCAGGCCAGCGCCGCGGCGTTCCCTGGGTCGCCCCCGCGTTGCCACTGTTCGCGCTGATGCGTCGCTATACGCTGGCCGTCACGATGGCCGCGGAAACGGCCGCCAACTTCGCGGGCGTCATGTATGCCGACGGCAACCAGGTTGCCCCCGATGAAGACGTCGATCCGATGGACTCGATCGAGTTCGAGATGCGATCGATGCTAACGCTACCGATCGGTTGGAAGATGGGCCAACTGAAGGCCGAACACCCAACCACCACCTATCAAATGTTTCGCGACGCGCTGCTTTGCGAAATTAGCCGCTGCCTTCACATGCCATTCAACAAGGCGAGCGGCAACAGCAGCGGTTACAACTTCGCCAGCGGTCGCTTGGATCATCAAACCTATTTTGAGTTCGTCGACATCGAGCGAAGCAACTTGGAGCTGTTGTTCCTGGACCGAATCTTTCAGTGGTGGATCGACGAAGCGATTTTCATTCCTGGCCAGATTCCCCAAGGCTTAGGCCCGCTGGACGATCTCGACTACACCTGGCGTTGGCCGAAGCATCGGCACATCGACCCGCAAAAGCAAGCCGCGGCCGACATCGCGCTTTGGAACGCCGGCCTTCTCACAGATGAGGAATACCAACTCGAGAACGGCAACGATCCGGAAGAACATTACGAAAGCTTGGAACGCATGTACAAGCGACGCGCCGCAATCGGGGCACCGCTGCCAGGCTATCAACAGATGGGCGACGCGGCCAACAACCAAACCACCGAAACCACGGACCAGGAAGAGGCCGCCAATGAAGACGCGTAATTTTGCCAACCTGTTTGGGCTGCTGCCCACACTTCACGCCAGCGGAGCGACCGCGGCCGCATTGCCTGGCGTTCCGGATCATCTTCCGGAATCGTTCACCATGGAAGCCGAGGGAAGCGTTGAATTCCTGGAATCGGCCGGCGATGGGGAAGGCGAAGGCGGGTCGACGGTTCCCAAGTTTTCGATGATCGCCTACCGCGGCGGCAAGATGCGGCCGGCCGGCTGGGGCGGCGACGTCGTCCTGGACCTGGCCGGAACCAAGATCGCCAAAGGGAAGCGGCCCGCGTTATTGAATCACGACGCCAAGAACCCTGTCGGCCACTTCGACGACGGCGGGATCCAGAACACCGGGAAGGTGATCAAGGCCGCGGGCGTGTTGTCGGTCGAATCGGACGACCAAAGGAAGATCATCCAATCGAGCCGCGACGGCTTCCCCTGGAAGTCGTCGATCGGAGCGGCGCCCGATTGGTCCAAGGTGGAATACATCGAGGCGGGTGACTCCCGCCACGTCAATGGGAAGGTTCAACGCGGCCCGTTTATCTACGTCGGGGCCGCGCTAGTACACGAGGTTTCTTTTGTCACGATCGCAGGCGATGACACGTCCAGCGCGGCCGTGAAAGCCAATCGATCCAGGGAGGGATCAAACACGATGAATTTTGAACAATGGCTGGAAGCTGCCGGTTGGGATATCGAAACGCTAACCGCGAAACAGCACAAGTCGCTGCGAGCTGCCTACCAGGCGGAAATGCAAGCGAGCGGAAACGGTTCCGGAAGCGAAACCGACACCGAACCAACCAACACCGGCGGCAACCTGAATGCCGGCGGCCAGGCCAACCAGGAAGACGGCCAAGACGAGCTGTCGCCGGCTGATCAATTGCGGGCCGAAGGCGCGGCCGAAGTCGAACGCCAGGGACGCCTTCGCGGATTGTTCGCGCAGGCCCAGCTTGGCGACGATCGCCGAACTGAGCTACACGCCCAAGCGGTTCGCGAGAACTGGAACGCCGACAAAGTCGAGCTCGAGATCTTGCGAGCAAGCCGCGCCGACGTCAACAACGGCGGCCAGTTTGCCATTCATTCGGTCAACAAGAACCTGACCGCTGGGGCGATGGTCGCTTCGCTGTCGCAATCGTTGGGCGTTCCGGAAGAGATCGCTGCCCGCGGTGTGAGCGAGAAGGATATGAACACCGCCAACCAGGCGGCCAACCGTAACCTGACCCTCCACGCCTTGATGGACATCGTGATTTTGCAAGCCAACGGCTACGGCTTCACTGGCAACCGCAAGTCGACCGAGTTCATCCGCGCGGCCGCCAATGCCGACCGGATGCTTTGCGCCGATGGCTTCTCAAGCTTGAACGCGTCGGGCAATACCACGATCAGCTTGACCGGGGTACTTGGCAACGTGGCCAACAAGTCGCTGATCGCCGCGTTTGAATCGGTGGAAACCGTCTATCAGATGCTTTGCCGACGGTCGACGCATTCCGACTTCAAGAGCCACACCCGCTTGCGGTTGGACATCAACGGCGGCTACCAGAAGGTTGGCCCCGATGGTCAGCTCAAGCATTCCAAGATGTCGGAAGCTTCGTACAGCAACAAGCTGGAAACCTTCGGCACGATGCTGACCCTGACCCGCCAGGACATGATCAACGATGACCTG
Protein-coding sequences here:
- a CDS encoding phage portal protein; the encoded protein is MVKLANKTLSPILGANGEPLRRDPDAAIVARQRNRIQELRAKYDAAVTNFENMKHWSNADNLSAVSAANPAIRQRLRSRSRYECRENNSFANGMINTMANDIVGRGPNLQIHHPNQAAAKRLERNFRRWMKRTGLAAKLRTSITSLVGDGEVFAVTANNPAIRNAVQLDIKLMEADYCTDLTGQQTETFDDGIEYDPNGYPIAYNFQQHHPGDHYGQSMYGRPKRVVADQVIHYYRVDRPGQRRGVPWVAPALPLFALMRRYTLAVTMAAETAANFAGVMYADGNQVAPDEDVDPMDSIEFEMRSMLTLPIGWKMGQLKAEHPTTTYQMFRDALLCEISRCLHMPFNKASGNSSGYNFASGRLDHQTYFEFVDIERSNLELLFLDRIFQWWIDEAIFIPGQIPQGLGPLDDLDYTWRWPKHRHIDPQKQAAADIALWNAGLLTDEEYQLENGNDPEEHYESLERMYKRRAAIGAPLPGYQQMGDAANNQTTETTDQEEAANEDA